One genomic window of Halococcus sediminicola includes the following:
- a CDS encoding RNA-binding domain-containing protein, with the protein MMYRIDVEVVAPVNDTEVTERVVTAVENLVPGADIERAPGEVRAETHSLDHFSELLHEQEILDSARGEFFDGRRGDTVSVALKKQAAFEGVVNFAVGEPDELGDIHLRVRVHEPSVEEYVNHVAPPTEDGRPISDRQ; encoded by the coding sequence ATGATGTACCGTATCGACGTCGAGGTCGTCGCACCGGTCAACGACACCGAGGTCACCGAGCGGGTCGTGACCGCCGTCGAGAACCTCGTTCCGGGTGCGGATATCGAGCGCGCGCCCGGCGAGGTGCGCGCCGAAACCCACAGTCTCGACCACTTCTCCGAACTGCTCCACGAGCAGGAGATCCTCGACAGCGCCCGCGGCGAGTTCTTCGACGGTCGTCGGGGCGACACGGTGAGCGTCGCGCTGAAGAAACAGGCCGCCTTCGAGGGTGTCGTCAACTTCGCGGTCGGCGAGCCGGACGAACTCGGGGACATCCACCTTCGAGTACGGGTCCACGAGCCGAGCGTCGAGGAGTACGTCAATCACGTCGCGCCGCCGACCGAGGACGGACGGCCCATCAGCGACCGTCAGTAG
- a CDS encoding magnesium transporter, with product MPTEWTVRAITRATLPVLLALTLVELGSGLVLGSFQTTLFRYPSLLVLVPVTIGTAGNLGSVLAARLSTAFHLGRLDFSPSDDMLAGNAVATVALSLTVFPVVGAGAWALSALLGGTRLALATVLLVATTSGAILAVLAVLVTVIATYAAYRFGLDPDDVVIPVVTNVSDVLGVLVLFAVVRVVV from the coding sequence GTGCCGACCGAGTGGACCGTTCGAGCGATAACTCGGGCCACGCTCCCCGTGCTGCTCGCGCTCACGCTGGTCGAACTCGGCAGCGGTCTCGTTCTCGGTTCGTTCCAGACGACGCTCTTTCGATACCCGTCGCTGCTCGTGCTCGTGCCGGTGACCATCGGCACGGCGGGCAACCTCGGCAGCGTGCTCGCCGCACGGCTCTCGACGGCCTTTCATCTGGGACGGCTCGATTTCTCCCCGTCCGACGACATGCTCGCCGGCAACGCCGTCGCCACCGTTGCCCTCTCGCTGACCGTCTTTCCGGTGGTGGGGGCCGGCGCGTGGGCGCTGTCGGCGCTGCTCGGCGGGACACGACTCGCGCTGGCGACCGTCCTGCTGGTTGCGACCACCAGCGGCGCGATTCTCGCCGTGCTCGCCGTGCTCGTTACCGTGATCGCGACCTACGCCGCCTACCGCTTCGGTCTCGATCCCGACGACGTGGTGATTCCCGTCGTGACGAACGTCTCGGATGTATTGGGTGTGCTCGTGCTCTTCGCCGTCGTGCGGGTCGTGGTCTGA
- a CDS encoding magnesium transporter → MTVAEVAREAYREALPALSASLVAGLLAGVVLGGMRSELRAVSGLLVLVPALLATRGNVYSSLGARIATALHQGLIEPRVRGGDSRLRAAVTAAIANGLLASAFAALAAYFVLWVSSAAPAPAVTLVAISVLAGLFSGVTLVTVVVVAVFAGYRRGYDPDTLVGPLVTTTGDVFGLVYLLVAVRIVLGLGFGGGG, encoded by the coding sequence ATGACCGTCGCCGAGGTCGCACGCGAGGCCTACCGCGAGGCGCTGCCGGCGCTGTCTGCGAGCCTCGTCGCCGGGCTTCTCGCTGGGGTGGTCCTCGGCGGGATGCGGAGCGAACTCCGGGCGGTGTCGGGACTGCTGGTGCTCGTACCCGCACTGCTCGCCACCCGCGGGAACGTCTATAGCTCGCTCGGCGCACGCATCGCCACCGCACTCCATCAGGGACTCATCGAACCGCGGGTCCGCGGTGGCGACAGTCGCCTGCGCGCGGCGGTTACGGCCGCAATCGCAAACGGGCTGCTCGCCAGTGCGTTCGCTGCATTGGCGGCGTATTTCGTCCTCTGGGTGTCGTCGGCCGCGCCCGCGCCGGCGGTCACGCTCGTCGCCATCTCGGTGCTCGCGGGGTTGTTTTCGGGCGTCACGCTTGTGACGGTCGTCGTCGTCGCGGTGTTTGCGGGCTATCGCCGCGGTTACGACCCCGATACGCTCGTCGGCCCGCTCGTGACGACGACGGGCGACGTTTTCGGACTCGTCTATCTGCTGGTGGCCGTCCGCATCGTGCTCGGACTCGGCTTCGGCGGGGGTGGGTGA
- a CDS encoding lamin tail domain-containing protein, which yields MARLAWLLVGCLVLAGCTAADPATTATVGESVENTPINDSPVTADAGLSAPTPARSGVRVTVTRVVDGDTLEIKYRNGSTDTVRLLGVDTPEVHVAENPSEYEGVPDTDVGETCLGEAGDAASAFVSRTVGGETVRLAGDGRGRYDRLLAFVVHDGSNLNFRLVKEGYARVYDSQFRDQERFYRAEARAQRTHTGLWECAGDSQRTATTGSDGGPLAVATIAADAPGNDNANLDEETVTFENRGTNVLALSDWTVRDEAGHTYSFPDGSALAPGERLTLHTGRGTDTKTDRYWGLTSAVWNNDGDTVIVEDATGAVVARRSYG from the coding sequence ATGGCCCGACTCGCGTGGCTGCTCGTCGGTTGCCTCGTGCTCGCCGGCTGCACGGCCGCCGACCCGGCAACCACCGCAACGGTCGGCGAGTCGGTCGAAAACACTCCGATCAACGACTCTCCTGTTACCGCCGATGCGGGACTCTCCGCGCCGACCCCGGCGCGTTCGGGTGTTCGAGTGACCGTCACGCGCGTCGTCGACGGCGACACGCTCGAAATCAAGTATCGAAACGGCTCGACCGATACGGTTCGACTGCTCGGCGTCGACACGCCCGAAGTCCACGTCGCCGAGAACCCGAGCGAGTACGAGGGCGTTCCGGATACGGACGTCGGCGAGACCTGCCTCGGCGAGGCGGGCGATGCAGCGAGCGCGTTCGTGAGCCGAACGGTCGGCGGCGAGACGGTGCGACTCGCGGGCGATGGCCGTGGCCGCTACGACCGCCTGCTGGCGTTCGTCGTCCACGACGGCTCGAACCTCAACTTCCGACTCGTGAAGGAGGGGTACGCACGGGTCTACGACAGCCAGTTTCGGGATCAGGAACGGTTCTATCGAGCCGAAGCACGCGCCCAGCGAACACATACCGGTCTCTGGGAGTGTGCGGGCGACTCGCAACGAACTGCGACGACCGGTTCCGACGGCGGACCACTCGCGGTCGCCACAATCGCTGCCGACGCGCCGGGCAACGACAACGCGAACCTCGACGAGGAGACGGTGACGTTCGAGAACCGTGGAACGAACGTGCTCGCCCTCTCGGACTGGACGGTCCGCGACGAGGCAGGCCACACCTACTCGTTTCCGGACGGGAGCGCCCTCGCACCCGGCGAGCGCCTCACGCTGCACACGGGCCGCGGAACCGACACGAAAACCGACCGCTACTGGGGGCTGACGAGCGCGGTCTGGAACAACGACGGCGACACCGTCATCGTCGAGGATGCCACCGGAGCGGTCGTCGCGCGGCGCTCGTACGGCTGA
- a CDS encoding signal recognition particle protein Srp54 translates to MVLDDLGSSLRGTLDRLQGKTRLDEEDVEEVVREIQRSLIQADVEISLVMDLSDSIERRALEEEPPGGTTARDFVLRIVYEEMVELVGDSTDLPLESQTILLAGLQGSGKTTTAAKMAWWFSKKGLRPAIIQTDTFRPGAYDQSKEMAERAEVTFYGDPDSEDPVEIAREGFAATEEADVHIVDTAGRHALEEGLIDEIEAIDDTVDPDRSLLVMDAAIGQGAKDQAKRFEEAIGVDGVVITKLDGTAKGGGALTAVNETDSSIAFLGTGETVQDVERFEPNGFISRLLGMGDLKQLAERVERAMETGDEEDDWDPEDIMSGQFTLNDMRHQMNAMNKMGPLDQVLDMIPGLGGGLKDQLPDDAMDVTQDRMRSFDVIMDSMTEKELENPRSVGANQVRRVARGSGQPEERVQELLEQHRMMERTLKQFQGMGDADMQRMMKRMEQGDGGGGGMGGMGGMGGGGGPFG, encoded by the coding sequence ATGGTACTCGACGACCTCGGGAGTTCCCTCCGCGGAACGCTCGACCGATTGCAGGGCAAGACGCGCCTCGACGAGGAGGACGTCGAGGAGGTAGTCCGGGAGATCCAGCGCTCGCTGATCCAGGCCGACGTCGAAATCTCACTCGTGATGGACCTCTCGGACAGCATCGAGCGGCGCGCGCTCGAAGAGGAACCCCCGGGCGGCACGACGGCGCGCGATTTCGTCCTCCGCATCGTCTACGAGGAGATGGTCGAGTTGGTGGGCGATTCGACCGACCTGCCCTTGGAGTCCCAGACCATCCTGCTGGCGGGGCTACAGGGATCCGGGAAGACGACCACGGCGGCGAAGATGGCGTGGTGGTTCTCGAAGAAGGGCCTCCGGCCGGCCATCATCCAGACCGACACGTTCCGTCCGGGTGCGTACGACCAGTCCAAGGAGATGGCCGAGCGCGCCGAAGTCACCTTCTACGGCGATCCCGACAGCGAGGACCCGGTCGAGATCGCCCGCGAGGGATTCGCCGCCACCGAGGAGGCCGACGTTCACATCGTCGATACGGCCGGTCGCCACGCGCTCGAAGAGGGCCTCATCGACGAGATTGAAGCTATCGACGATACTGTAGACCCCGACCGGAGCCTGCTCGTGATGGACGCGGCCATCGGGCAAGGGGCCAAAGACCAGGCCAAGCGCTTCGAGGAGGCCATCGGCGTCGACGGCGTCGTGATAACGAAACTCGACGGGACGGCCAAGGGTGGCGGTGCGCTGACTGCCGTGAACGAAACCGACTCGTCGATCGCCTTTCTGGGGACCGGCGAGACGGTCCAGGACGTCGAGCGCTTCGAGCCGAACGGCTTCATCTCCCGACTGTTGGGGATGGGCGATCTCAAACAACTCGCCGAACGGGTCGAGCGCGCGATGGAAACCGGCGACGAGGAAGACGACTGGGACCCCGAGGACATCATGTCCGGGCAGTTCACCCTCAACGACATGCGCCACCAGATGAACGCGATGAACAAGATGGGGCCGCTCGACCAAGTGCTCGACATGATTCCCGGACTGGGTGGCGGTCTCAAGGACCAACTACCCGACGACGCGATGGACGTCACGCAGGACCGAATGCGAAGCTTCGACGTCATCATGGACTCGATGACCGAGAAGGAACTCGAAAATCCCCGCTCGGTGGGGGCCAATCAGGTTCGCCGCGTCGCGCGCGGCTCCGGCCAGCCCGAAGAGCGCGTCCAGGAACTCTTAGAACAGCATCGGATGATGGAGCGCACCCTCAAGCAGTTCCAGGGGATGGGCGACGCGGACATGCAGCGGATGATGAAGCGCATGGAGCAAGGCGACGGCGGCGGTGGCGGGATGGGCGGCATGGGTGGAATGGGCGGCGGTGGCGGCCCGTTCGGATAA
- a CDS encoding molybdopterin-dependent oxidoreductase: MVSRLELPPRLVDLSILVTVSFAVATGLLSLVSGRPGDAVVFVLHGMGGLALVLLLVWKLRRVRPRVTNRAAWTRETPLSILLTILALAALATGLVWTSGATPMLGPWLLLFVHMALGVLVVPVLLVHLRGRVRLPSTSDFEGRRTAIASLAVVGFGALAWRVQRGANRLFGLATNQRFTGSEEQGTGAGNAFPVTSWVADDPDPIDPDDWELRVGGAVKCELALTAADLEPDGEHRTTLDCTSGWYSTHDWRGLRVGDLLDAVEPSADAQWVSFRSVTGYRWSLPIEEARDALLATHTDGERLSHGHGFPLRLVAPGRRGFQWVKWVEGIEVSQHRDTSEWLAIFVSGFDERATDGR, encoded by the coding sequence GTGGTATCGCGTCTCGAACTCCCGCCACGGCTGGTCGACTTGTCGATACTCGTCACTGTGAGTTTCGCGGTCGCCACCGGCCTGCTGAGCCTCGTCTCGGGGCGGCCCGGCGACGCGGTCGTGTTCGTCCTCCACGGGATGGGTGGGCTGGCGCTCGTTCTCCTCCTCGTCTGGAAACTCCGGCGCGTACGCCCGCGGGTGACCAACCGGGCGGCGTGGACCCGCGAAACGCCGTTGTCCATCCTGCTGACGATCCTCGCGCTCGCGGCGCTCGCTACCGGTCTCGTCTGGACGTCGGGCGCGACGCCGATGCTCGGCCCGTGGCTGCTCCTGTTCGTCCACATGGCCCTCGGCGTGCTCGTGGTTCCCGTGCTCCTCGTCCATCTCCGTGGCCGCGTTCGCCTCCCCTCCACGAGTGATTTCGAGGGCCGGCGCACGGCCATCGCGTCGCTCGCGGTCGTCGGCTTCGGCGCGCTCGCGTGGCGCGTCCAGCGCGGGGCCAATCGACTGTTCGGCCTCGCCACCAACCAGCGATTCACCGGCTCCGAAGAGCAGGGCACGGGCGCGGGCAACGCCTTCCCGGTGACGAGTTGGGTCGCCGACGACCCGGACCCCATCGACCCCGATGACTGGGAACTTCGGGTCGGCGGCGCGGTCAAATGCGAACTGGCGCTCACCGCGGCGGACCTCGAACCCGATGGCGAGCACCGGACGACGCTCGACTGCACCAGTGGCTGGTACTCGACCCACGACTGGCGCGGCCTGCGGGTCGGCGACCTCCTCGACGCGGTCGAACCCTCCGCTGATGCCCAGTGGGTCTCCTTCCGCTCGGTGACGGGCTATCGCTGGAGTCTCCCCATCGAGGAAGCTCGCGACGCACTGCTGGCGACCCACACCGATGGCGAACGCCTTTCACATGGGCACGGCTTCCCGCTCAGACTGGTCGCGCCCGGCCGGCGCGGCTTCCAGTGGGTGAAGTGGGTCGAGGGAATCGAGGTCAGCCAGCACCGTGACACGAGCGAGTGGCTGGCGATCTTCGTGAGCGGTTTCGACGAGCGGGCTACTGACGGTCGCTGA